From the genome of Arvicola amphibius chromosome 9, mArvAmp1.2, whole genome shotgun sequence, one region includes:
- the LOC119823343 gene encoding sphingomyelin phosphodiesterase 5-like has product MSLPDVSLRRSPVRHEPSLDWPPTPDALRPSPFPHPVLQALYGLSRKLLFPAYWSLDQLLGCWAPMAGSRSMGWFKVLAGSGAALLLLMVVGLPLALFGLVLWLPLQVWRRPFCYQPPPACRVWPQPWHPPAERVRCFVFFTANLCLLPDGLARFSNLSHSQQRAEAIGAVLLGSLQTSHYGATGCSQPLPAVPGGELRATIPAGLDFVCLQEVFDLRAARRLVRVLAPNLGPVLYDVGTFGLVPGPYIKILGSGLLLASRYPLLRATFRCFPNARREDAMASKGLLSAQAQLGILDGRRIVGYLHCTHLQAPVEDGHVRCKQLSLLLDWVEEFEAESRQSGEAVAFSVLLGDFNFDNCSLDHAKEQGHRLFSCFQDPCRLGTCQEQPWALGTILSTSKLHHTIASSPEMLRRALKEEKGRRLYLAGPPSGTHSDKSWQGRRLDYITYRGIPGSRLSPEVEQVTFSTALAGLTDHLAVGLKLQVVCS; this is encoded by the exons ATGAGTCTCCCTGACGTTTCGCTGCGAAGAAGCCCTGTGCGCCATGAACCCTCACTCGACTGGCCCCCGACACCTGACGCTCTGAGGCCTTCACCCTTCCCACATCCCGTGCTACAAGCCCTATATGGCTTATCCCGCAAGCTGCTCTTTCCAGCCTACTGGTCTCTGGACCagctgctgggctgctgggcaCCAATGGCAGGATCCAGAAGTATGGGGTGGTTCAAAGTCCTGGCAGGAAGTGGGGCGGCGTTGCTATTGCTGATGGTAGTCGGCCTACCCCTGGCGCTGTTTGGCCTTGTACTCTGGCTGCCCCTACAGGTCTGGCGCCGCCCCTTCTGCTACCAGCCCCCTCCAGCCTGCAGGGTTTGGCCACAGCCCTGGCACCCGCCTGCTGAGCGCGTGCGCTGCTTTGTCTTTTTCACTGCCAATCTGTGCCTGCTCCCTGACGGGCTGGCACGCTTCAGCAACCTGTCGCACAGCCAGCAGCGCGCGGAGGCCATTGGTGCTGTACTGCTCGGTAGCCTTCAAACGTCACACTATGGGGCTACTGGATGCAGCCAGCCGCTGCCTGCGGTGCCTGGAGGTGAGCTGAGGGCCACAATACCTGCAGGTTTGGACTTCGTGTGCCTGCAGGAAGTGTTCGATCTCCGTGCAGCTCGTCGTCTTGTGCGCGTCCTGGCGCCAAATCTGGGCCCAGTCCTATACGATGTGGGCACATTTGGCTTAGTGCCCGGGCCATACATCAAGATACTGGGCAGTGGACTTCTACTGGCCTCGCGCTACCCGCTGCTGCGTGCCACCTTCCGGTGCTTTCCTAACGCTCGTCGCGAGGACGCCATGGCCTCCAAAGGTCTACTGTCCGCCCAG GCACAACTGGGCATCCTGGACGGGCGCCGTATCGTGGGATACCTTCATTGCACACACTTGCAGGCACCCGTTG AAGATGGGCATGTTCGCTGCAAACAGCTGTCGCTGCTCCTGGACTGGGTGGAGGAGTTTGAGGCCGAGAGCCGCCAGAGTGGCGAGGCTGTAGCCTTCAGCGTCCTCCTGGGAGACTTCAACTTCGACAACTGCTCACTAG ATCacgcaaaggaacaggggcacaGGCTCTTCAGCTGTTTCCAGGACCCCTGCCGGCTAGGCACCTGCCAAGAGCAGCCCTGGGCCTTGG GGACAATTCTGAGCACTTCTAAGCTACACCACACCATTGCCAGCTCCCCAGAGATGCTTCGGAG GGccctgaaggaagaaaaagggcgCCGCCTCTACCTGGCAGGACCCCCTAGTGGAACTCACTCAGATAAATCCTGGCAGGGTCGGCGCCTGGACTATATCACCTACCGCGGAATACCTGGGAGTCGCCTAAGTCCA GAAGTGGAACAGGTGACTTTCAGTACTGCGCTGGCTGGGCTCACAGACCACTTAGCTGTGGGCCTGAAGCTTCAAGTTGTGTGCTCCTGA
- the Oplah gene encoding 5-oxoprolinase: MGSPEGRFHFAIDRGGTFTDVFAQCPGGHVRVLKLLSEDPANYADAPTEGIRRILEQEGGVVLPRDRPLDTSRIASIRMGTTVATNALLERRGERVALLVTRGFRDLLHIGTQARADLFDLAVPMPEVLYEEVLEVEERVVLYHGEPGAGSPVKGRTGDLLEIQQPVDLEALRGKLEGLLSRGIRSLAVVLMHSYTWAQHEQQVGALARELGFTHVSLSSEAMPMVRIVPRGHTACADAYLTPTIQRYVQGFSRGFQGQLKGVQVLFMRSDGGLAPMDAFSGSRAVLSGPAGGVVGYSATTYQLEGGQPVIGFDMGGTSTDVSRYAGEFEHVFEASTAGVTLQAPQLDINTVAAGGGSRLFFRSGLFVVGPESAGAHPGPACYRKGGPVTVTDANLVLGRLLPASFPCIFGPGEDQPLSPEASRKALEAVATEVNSFLTSGPCPASPLSLEEVAMGFVRVANEAMCRPIRALTQARGHDPSAHVLACFGGAGGQHACAIARALGMDTVHIHRHSGLLSALGLALADVVHEAQEPCSLSYTPETFVQLDQRLSRLEEQCVDALRAQGFSRSQISTEGFLHLRYQGTDCALMVSAHQHPATAHSPRAGDFGAAFVERYLREFGFIIPERPVVVDDVRVRGTGRSGLRLEDTPKAKTGPPRVDKVTQCYFEGGYQETPVYLLGELGHGHQLQGPCLIIDSNSTILVEPGCQAEVTETGDIRISVGAEAPSMSGTKLDPIQLSIFSHRFMSIAEQMGRILQRTAISTNIKERLDFSCALFGPDGGLVSNAPHIPVHLGAMQETVQFQIQHLGADLHPGDVLLSNHPSAGGSHLPDLTVITPVFWPGQSRPVFYVASRGHHADIGGITPGSMPPHSTTLQQEGAVFLSFKLVQGGVFQEEAVTEALRAPGKISGCSGTRNLHDNLSDLRAQVAANQKGIQLVGELIGQYGLDVVQAYMGHIQANAELAVRDMLRAFGASRQAQGLPLEVSAEDHMDDGSPICLHVQINLSQGSAVFDFSGSGSEVFGNLNAPRAITLSALIYCLRCLVGRDIPLNQGCLAPVRVIIPKGSILDPSPEAAVVGGNVLTSQRVVDVILGAFGACSASQGCMNNVTLGNAHMGYYETVAGGAGAGPGWHGRSGIHSHMTNTRITDPEILESRYPVILRRFELRPGSGGRGRFRGGDGVIRELVFREEALLSVLTERRAFQPYGLYGGEPGARGLNLLIRKDGRTVNLGGKTSVTVYPGDVFCLHTPGGGGYGDPEDPAPPPGSPPLFPAFPERGSVYEYRRAQEAV, translated from the exons ATGGGCAGCCCAGAAGGGCGCTTCCATTTTGCCATCGACCGTGGTGGCACCTTCACAGATGTTTTTGCCCAGTGCCCAGGAGGGCATGTGCGTGTCCTGAAGCTGCTCTCAGAGGACCCTGCCAACTATGCAGATGCACCCACAGAGGGCATCCGCCGCATCCTGGAGCAG GAGGGAGGTGTGGTGCTGCCTCGAGACCGACCCCTAGACACCAGTCGCATTGCCAGCATCCGCATGGGTACCACAGTGGCCACCAATGCATTGTTGGAACGACGAGGGGAACGGGTGGCACTGCTCGTGACACGGGGTTTCCGAGACCTGCTGCATATTGGCACCCAGGCCCGGGCAGACCTCTTTGACCTG GCTGTGCCCATGCCAGAGGTACTGTATGAGGAGGTGCTGGAGGTGGAGGAGCGAGTGGTGCTGTACCATGGAGAACCAGGTGCCGGCTCTCCTGTCAAAG GCCGTACAGGGGACCTGCTAGAGATCCAGCAGCCTGTGGATCTGGAAGCCCTGCGTGGGAAGCTGGAGGGGCTCTTATCTCGGGGCATCCGTAGTCTGGCAGTGGTGCTCATGCACTCGTACAC GTGGGCCCAGCACGAGCAGCAGGTGGGTGCACTGGCCCGGGAGCTGGGCTTCACCCACGTGTCCTTGTCCTCGGAAGCCATGCCCATGGTACGCATTGTCCCTCGGGGGCACACGGCCTGTGCTGATGCTTACCTCACTCCCACCATCCAGCGCTATGTGCAGGGCTTCAGCCGCGGCTTCCAGGGCCAACTAAAG GGTGTGCAAGTACTCTTCATGCGCTCTGATGGTGGCCTGGCACCCATGGATGCCTTCAGTGGTTCCAGGGCCGTGCTTTCTGGCCCTGCTGGCGGCGTGGTTGGCTACTCAGCTACCACCTACCAGCTGGAAGGCGGTCAGCCTGTTATTGGCTTTGACATGGGAG GCACATCCACAGATGTGAGCCGCTATGCTGGAGAATTTGAGCATGTCTTTGAGGCTAGCACAGCTGGTGTCACCCTCCAGGCCCCCCAGCTGGACATCAACACAGTGGCAGCTGGTGGGGGTTCCCGCCTCTTCTTCAG GTCTGGCCTCTTTGTGGTCGGGCCGGAGTCAGCAGGTGCTCACCCAGGTCCTGCCTGCTACCGCAAAG GGGGTCCTGTGACTGTGACAGATGCTAACCTGGTCCTGGGTCGCCTGCTGCCGGCCTCTTTCCCCTGCATTTTTGGGCCTGGAGAAGACCAGCCACTGTCCCCAGAGGCATCCCGAAAGGCTCTAGAGGCTGTGGCCACTGAGGTCAACAGCTTCTTGACTAGTGGACCCTGCCCAGCTTCCCCACTCAGTCTGGAGGAGGTGGCCATGGGCTTTGTACGTGTTGCCAATGAAGCCATGTGTCGGCCTATCCGTGCCCTCACTCAG GCACGAGGCCATGACCCCTCAGCCCACGTGCTAGCCTGCTTTGGCGGAGCTGGTGGGCAGCATGCTTGTGCCATTGCCCGGGCCCTGGGTATGGACACTGTGCATATTCACAG GCACAGTGGGCTGCTGTCAGCACTGGGGCTGGCCTTGGCAGATGTGGTTCACGAAGCGCAGGAGCCCTGTTCCCTGTCTTACACACCTGAAACCTTTGTGCAACTGGACCAGAGACTGAGCCGCCTGGAGGAGCAGTGTGTGGATGCCTTGCGGGCCCAGGGTTTCTCTAG GTCTCAGATCAGCACTGAGGGCTTCCTGCATCTTCGTTACCAAGGCACTGATTGTGCCCTAATGGTGTCTGCCCATCAGCATCCGGCCACAGCCCACTCACCCCGTGCTGGCGACTTTGGAGCAGCATTCGTTGAGAG GTACCTGAGAGAGTTTGGTTTCATCATTCCTGAGCGGCCAGTGGTTGTAGACGACGTGCGAGTGCGGGGAACTGGCCGTAGTGGACTTCGACTGGAGGACACCCCCAAAGCCAAGACTGGACCTCCACGGGTGGACAAG GTGACCCAGTGCTACTTTGAGGGGGGTTATCAAGAGACCCCCGTGTACCTTTTAGGAGAGCTAGGCCATGGGCACCAGCTCCAGGGGCCCTGCCTTATCATTGACAGCAACAG CACCATCCTCGTAGAACCAGGTTGCCAAGCAGAGGTGACTGAGACAGGGGACATCCGCATTTCTGTGGGAGCTGAGGCTCCTAGCATGTCGGGCACCAAGCTTGACCCCATCCAGCTCTCTATTTTCTCACACCGCTTCATGAGCATTGCTG AGCAGATGGGCCGAATCCTTCAGCGCACAGCCATCTCCACCAACATCAAAGAACGCCTCGACTTCTCCTGTGCCCTCTTTGGGCCGGATGGGGGCCTGGTCTCCAATGCTCCCCACATTCCTGTGCACCTGGGCGCCATGCAGGAGACTGTACAGTTCCAG ATTCAGCACTTAGGAGCTGACCTCCATCCTGGTGACGTGCTGCTCAGCAACCATCCCAGTGCAGGGGGCAGTCACCTCCCGGACCTGACTGTTATCACACCG GTGTTTTGGCCAGGCCAGTCACGGCCCGTGTTCTATGTGGCCAGCCGAGGGCACCATGCAGACATTGGGGGTATCACGCCAGGCTCTATGCCCCCTCACTCTACCACACTGCAACAGGAGGGTGCTGTCTTTCTATCCTTCAAACTGGTCCAGGGAGGCGTCTTCCAGGAAGAGG CGGTGACAGAAGCCCTGCGGGCACCAGGCAAGATCTCTGGCTGTAGTGGAACCAGGAACCTGCATGACAACCTGTCGGATCTTCGTGCCCAGGTGGCAGCCAACCAGAAGGGCATCCAGCTGGTGGGCGAGCTGATCGGGCAGTATGGCTTGGATGTGGTGCAGGCCTATATGGGTCATATTCAG GCAAATGCTGAATTAGCAGTTCGAGACATGCTTCGGGCTTTCGGAGCTTCCCGGCAGGCCCAGGGCCTGCCCCTCGAGGTATCTGCAGAGGATCACATGGATGATGGCTCCCCGATCTGTCTGCATGTTCAGATCAACCTGAGTCAG GGCAGCGCAGTGTTTGACTTCAGCGGTTCCGGGTCTGAGGTATTCGGCAATCTCAACGCCCCAAGGGCCATAACACTGTCAGCTCTCATCTATTGCTTGCGCTGTCTGGTGGGCCGTGACATCCCACTTAACCAG GGTTGCCTGGCTCCTGTGCGTGTAATAATTCCCAAAGGCTCCATCTTGGACCCATCCCCAGAGGCAGCAGTGGTGGGTGGCAACGTGCTCACATCTCAGCGAGTAGTGGACGTCATTCTGGGGGCTTTCGGGGCCTGTTCAGCCTCCCAG GGCTGCATGAACAATGTGACCCTGGGCAATGCCCATATGGGATACTATGAGACAGTGGCTGGCGGTGCTGGCGCGGGACCTGGCTGGCATGGGCGCAGTGGCATACACAGTCACATGACTAACACACGTATCACGGACCCGGAGATTCTGGAGAGCCG GTACCCAGTTATCCTGCGCCGCTTTGAGCTGAGGCCAGGCTCTGGGGGCCGAGGCCGCTTCCGGGGAGGTGATGGTGTTATCCGAGAGCTGGTCTTTCGGGAAGAGGCGCTGCTGTCGGTGCTCACCGAGCGCCGGGCCTTCCAGCCTTATGGCCTCTACG GGGGAGAGCCTGGCGCACGGGGCTTAAACCTCCTAATCAGAAAGGACGGGCGCACGGTGAATTTGGGTGGGAAGACATCCGTGACAGTGTACCCCGGG GACGTGTTCTGCCTTCACACACCCGGTGGTGGGGGCTACGGAGACCCGGAGGACCCAGCGCCACCTCCAGGTTCGCCCCCACTCTTTCCAGCCTTCCCAGAGCGTGGCAGTGTATATGAGTACCGCCGTGCCCAGGAAGCTGTGTGA